One Nitrososphaerales archaeon DNA window includes the following coding sequences:
- a CDS encoding IS701 family transposase — protein sequence MHRLRTGISWYETKISIIRGAIRSYLANPILSLNPIASA from the coding sequence GATGCACAGGTTGAGGACAGGCATAAGCTGGTACGAGACAAAGATCTCTATAATTCGAGGAGCAATCCGTTCTTATCTTGCCAACCCTATTCTGTCATTGAATCCAATTGCAAGTGCGTAA